Proteins encoded together in one Kutzneria kofuensis window:
- a CDS encoding response regulator transcription factor: MIRVLVVEDDFRVAQVHSAFTDRVPGFVVVGSARTAAEASAMIAELEPDLVLLDTYLPDRSGLDLLAEISVDTIMLTAVSDAASVRAAFAAGALNYLVKPFTAEQLGERLTAYSRYHNQLTPSRALTQEEIDRAVRTLHDGDHPHAPKGQSPVTAKLVSDALRTADGPRSAAEIAAGLGIARATAQRYLAALAQEGTATMSLRYGLTGRPEHQYQWRPLRGRGSAPE; encoded by the coding sequence GTGATCCGCGTGCTGGTCGTGGAGGACGATTTCCGTGTCGCCCAGGTGCATTCGGCGTTCACCGACCGCGTGCCCGGCTTCGTCGTCGTGGGCTCCGCCCGCACCGCCGCCGAGGCGTCCGCCATGATCGCCGAGCTGGAACCCGACCTCGTGCTGCTGGACACCTATCTCCCGGACCGCTCCGGCCTGGACCTGCTGGCCGAGATCTCCGTCGACACGATCATGCTCACCGCCGTGTCCGACGCCGCCTCGGTTCGCGCCGCCTTCGCCGCCGGTGCTTTGAACTACCTGGTGAAGCCGTTCACCGCCGAGCAGCTGGGGGAGCGGTTGACGGCGTATTCCCGCTACCACAACCAGTTGACGCCGTCGCGGGCGCTCACCCAGGAGGAGATCGACCGCGCGGTGAGGACCCTGCACGACGGCGACCACCCGCACGCACCGAAGGGTCAGTCCCCGGTGACCGCGAAGCTCGTGTCGGACGCCCTGCGGACCGCCGACGGTCCGCGCTCCGCGGCCGAGATCGCCGCCGGGCTGGGCATCGCCCGTGCGACCGCCCAGCGCTACCTCGCCGCCCTGGCCCAGGAAGGAACGGCGACGATGAGCCTGCGCTACGGCCTCACCGGCCGCCCCGAGCACCAGTATCAATGGCGCCCCCTTCGGGGTCGCGGCTCGGCCCCCGAGTAG
- a CDS encoding serine hydrolase domain-containing protein: MDSLSMIDTWSAEHAAVAVVDADGTVLGTYGPMDHVFPLASVTKPLVAYAALIAIEEGAVELDQPAGPRGATIRHLLAHTSGLAFDDHQTVAAPGARRVYSSAGFEVLADTVQDATGIPFPQYVKEAVFEPLKMTTAALVGPAGSGAEASCADLVHFATELQAPTLVAAETLAEATSVVFPGLDGVLPGFGNQRPNDWGLGFEIRSRKCPHWTGDHNSPRTYGHFGAAGTFLWVDPEARLAAIALTDRPFDQWATEVWPPFNDAILAETSDRR; this comes from the coding sequence ATGGATTCGCTGTCGATGATCGACACCTGGTCGGCCGAGCACGCGGCGGTCGCCGTTGTCGACGCCGACGGCACGGTGCTGGGCACCTACGGCCCGATGGACCACGTGTTCCCGCTGGCGTCGGTGACCAAGCCGCTGGTGGCGTACGCGGCGCTGATCGCCATCGAGGAGGGCGCGGTCGAGCTCGACCAGCCGGCGGGACCTCGGGGCGCGACCATCCGGCACCTGCTGGCCCACACCTCCGGCCTGGCCTTCGACGACCACCAGACCGTCGCCGCCCCCGGCGCCCGCCGCGTCTACTCCAGCGCCGGCTTCGAGGTGCTCGCCGACACCGTCCAGGACGCCACCGGCATCCCGTTTCCGCAGTACGTCAAGGAAGCCGTCTTCGAGCCGTTGAAGATGACCACGGCGGCGCTGGTCGGCCCGGCCGGCTCCGGCGCCGAGGCCAGCTGCGCGGACCTGGTCCACTTCGCGACGGAGCTGCAGGCGCCGACCCTGGTCGCGGCGGAGACGCTGGCCGAGGCGACAAGCGTCGTCTTCCCCGGCCTCGACGGCGTTCTCCCCGGATTCGGCAACCAGCGGCCCAACGACTGGGGACTCGGCTTCGAGATCCGGTCGCGGAAGTGCCCGCACTGGACCGGCGACCACAACTCGCCCCGCACCTACGGCCATTTCGGCGCGGCCGGCACGTTCCTCTGGGTGGACCCGGAGGCGCGACTGGCCGCGATCGCGCTCACCGACCGGCCGTTCGACCAGTGGGCGACCGAGGTCTGGCCGCCGTTCAACGACGCGATCCTGGCGGAAACCTCCGATCGACGGTAG